AGATGATGTAAGGGTCAAGCCCTAAAAGAATGTTGCGGAGTGTGTCCATGAGCGAAAAAGGCCCCGACAAACGCCGGGGCCTTTGGATACGTTGTGGGAAAGGTCAAGACTAGCCAAACAGCATTTCAATGATTCGAATGCCGAAGAAACCACGGAAAATATAGTCGATGCCCACGTAAAAGGCAAGGACGATGAAGATCCGCTTGAGCAGCTTGTCGGAAAAGTACTTGGACGTCCGAGGACCGATGACCGAACCGATGGCGATGCCGATCATCTCCATGCCGATGAAGGGCCAGTCGATGGGGACGCCCTTGGTCATGAGGGTGACGATACTGGTGATCATGCTGACCAGAACGGCCAGGGCCGAGGTACCGGCGGCCAGATACATGGGCAGCTGGGTGATGCTGGTCAGGAAGGGAACCAGCAAAAATCCTCCGCCGACGCCCAGGAAGGCGGCGATGGCAGCGATGACGATGCCGCCGATGACAGGCAGCAGAGGATTGAAGGTGAATTCGACCCCGCAAAAGGTGAAGCGGACCTGGGTGACCGAGAAGCCCAGGATCTTGACCCCGGTTTCCGGGACTGCTCCGCCGGTCTTCTGGGCCTTGACCGCAGCCTCAAAGGCCTGGGCGGCCTGCTTGGCCTTTTTCTTCTTGGCCTCGCCAGCCGAAGAAGTTTCCCAGAGGAGGTAACAGCCCAAGGCCAGGACAAAGAGGCCGAACCAGCCTTGATATTGGGAGAAGGAAATCTTGCCGGCTGTCAAAGTGGCCGAACCCCAGGCGCCCAGCAGAGAGCCCAGACCAAGGGCCAGACCTAGAGGCAAGACCAGCCGTCCCATTTTCCCGTAGTTGATGGTCGAGATGAGGGCCGAGAGACCGACCAGAAATTGGTTGGAGGCCCTGATGGAGTCAGTGACCGTTTTGTTCAGTTCCGGTGCGGTAGTCTTGAAGCTTTTGGCATAGGCTCCCAAACCGAAAACGGTCATGTGGCCGACACCGGCCATGACGCCGCCGAAGGCGCCGACAGTGGAAAAGATCCAGCCTACCCACACGGCCCAGAGCAGGGCCAGGAAGACGTTCACCTGAGGGCCGCCGGGAATGCCCAGGAATCCGGCCGGAGCGTTCGGATCGATCTGTCCGTCTTCCACGCCTTTGGGTGCCTTGGCGATGGCCTGCTGAAGTTTCGAGCCGGCGGCCGGAGCATCGGCTGCGTAAGCGGCCTGCACGATTTGAATCTTGCCATCGTTCACATCGTCCGGGGCCCAGGATGGGGCCAGAGAAGCCACAAAGAGCAGCAGCATCGTGAACACAACGACGTTCAAGCGTTTCGACATAAGTCCTCCCTTTTCTTCCGTGTTGGAAAGAACGAAAAATTTCAGGACACCATAGTCCCGACAAGCCGGTTTCCCGCAACTTTTTGCCAATTTTCAAATATACGAGTGCCGCCTATCACCTTTTGGTGAAGAAAGGCAATGGTCCATTTTTAGGACTGTCCTTGTTCTTTCTGTCACGTTCCCTCCTGAAGCCCTAGGACGGTGTTGTCTGATAGGGCAGACAATTTAGTGCAAAGTTTCACAAGGTTGTTCCGGCCTATGGAGGACATGTCTTTCAGCGTTTACGGCAGCTCATGGAGTGAGCAGATACAGGCGCTTGAAAGCCGGATCCTGGAGTCCGATGGGCCAAAAGGTCGTGCCGGGCTCGTTCCGGAGGGTGGCCTGACCGTTGGCCAGGCCGAGGTGCAGCCCCCGGGGCGTGGAGAGGCCGATGGTCTTGTCCCGTCCGGTCAGGCGTCCGGTGAACTGGTTGGAGGCCGGGCCGTAGAGAAAGGTCACGCTTCCGTCGGGCCGGATGCGCGCGGCCGTGGACACGGGTACCTGGTCCACATAGGTGGAGGCCTCCCAGGAGATGGTCATCTCTTGGGGACTGGAGGCGATGAAGATGTCACCGTCCTCGGTGGTCAGATCGTCCCAGAGCGGGGCCAGGGCCACTATCTGGGCCAGGGCGTCCACGTCGTTCTTGGGGCCAGGGTCTGCGGACCCGAAGAAAAGAATGCCGTTGGAGGACACGGACATTGTCCGGTAGGTCCGGCCACCCAGAGGGAAGGCAAAGGGGATGTCGGTCGGCCATGAAGCGTCGTCGGCCTGCCAGCCCATGGGAGTTCCAGGGTCTTCCGGAAAAATTTCGCCGGTCTCGGTCTGGATATATTCACCGTATCGGGGGGCCTGGGCCTCGGGGAAGCGTCCGAGCAGGGTGACCTGTCGGCCCAGGTCCCAGGGGTCGCTGATATACGATGGGTGTTCTCCCTGGTTGGCGAGGCTGTGATCGACGAGTTCCGATTTCCATCCGTCGTTGACCAATCCGTAGAGGTAGGCTTCCTCCATGGTCACCAGACCGTCACCGTTGGAATCGCCCCTGGCAGGTTCGGCCAGGGCCCGGGTGACGTGGAAGGAGAATTCGTCGTATTCGTAGTTTGGTGGCATGGCGTAGGAGTATTCCCACCAGCGCGAGGCCGACATGACCACCCGGCCGGGGCCCTTGAGCCGCTCGACCAAGCCTCCGGAGAAGCATTGCTCGAAGATGCCGACCACGATCCCGGCCGGGACCTTGTTCACCTCGGCGGCCATCTCCTCGCCGGTGATGTCCTCGCCCCAGAGGCAGAGAACGACAAAGGGATAATAGTAGGGGTATTCGTTGATTTCCTGGCTCGCGCCGTGGTCGGTGGCGAAGATGTAGAGGATATCCTCGGGGCCGAGGGTGGCGGCCAATTGATCGAAGACCAGGGCAACGGTCTGTCTGGTGGCGTTGTGCTCGATGTCGGGACGGCCGTCGCCGTCGAAGTCCAGGGGGGAGCTCTGGCCGTCGGGCCGGTCCGGGGCCGGATCGGTGCCGTCGGCGAAGAGGACGTGGATGTTGTTGTCTAAAAAGCCGTGGGCCTTCAGGGTGGCAAAGAAATAGGCGCAGTCGTTCCAGTAACGGGGGTAGTTTGACCATTTGTTG
This window of the Deltaproteobacteria bacterium genome carries:
- a CDS encoding sulfite exporter TauE/SafE family protein; the encoded protein is MSKRLNVVVFTMLLLFVASLAPSWAPDDVNDGKIQIVQAAYAADAPAAGSKLQQAIAKAPKGVEDGQIDPNAPAGFLGIPGGPQVNVFLALLWAVWVGWIFSTVGAFGGVMAGVGHMTVFGLGAYAKSFKTTAPELNKTVTDSIRASNQFLVGLSALISTINYGKMGRLVLPLGLALGLGSLLGAWGSATLTAGKISFSQYQGWFGLFVLALGCYLLWETSSAGEAKKKKAKQAAQAFEAAVKAQKTGGAVPETGVKILGFSVTQVRFTFCGVEFTFNPLLPVIGGIVIAAIAAFLGVGGGFLLVPFLTSITQLPMYLAAGTSALAVLVSMITSIVTLMTKGVPIDWPFIGMEMIGIAIGSVIGPRTSKYFSDKLLKRIFIVLAFYVGIDYIFRGFFGIRIIEMLFG
- a CDS encoding peptidase C13, yielding MRPGRCKTMTNIMRSWMIFIALFLALPSPVMAQTTDIAMLSQARDRLVATLSAEDTDYTEILARSDSVTGPMEVIAGNQTLRLGQGPGWLLAVRRPEGSRPPFILAFVGRDARVDMKTAKTLPAGFASLRSAARTLPPAVLETRNQAFAFLVENLLGHSTDGYRVHAAKTMISAPSVTIPLWRKEITLNGGPGWLFFVDDLPQANWDHPCRFVLVSPDGTMTVERATTPPTNMDDFEELTSWPKADLIIQSPKDISGRTRAGSTPAARRHAVIISGGANKWSNYPRYWNDCAYFFATLKAHGFLDNNIHVLFADGTDPAPDRPDGQSSPLDFDGDGRPDIEHNATRQTVALVFDQLAATLGPEDILYIFATDHGASQEINEYPYYYPFVVLCLWGEDITGEEMAAEVNKVPAGIVVGIFEQCFSGGLVERLKGPGRVVMSASRWWEYSYAMPPNYEYDEFSFHVTRALAEPARGDSNGDGLVTMEEAYLYGLVNDGWKSELVDHSLANQGEHPSYISDPWDLGRQVTLLGRFPEAQAPRYGEYIQTETGEIFPEDPGTPMGWQADDASWPTDIPFAFPLGGRTYRTMSVSSNGILFFGSADPGPKNDVDALAQIVALAPLWDDLTTEDGDIFIASSPQEMTISWEASTYVDQVPVSTAARIRPDGSVTFLYGPASNQFTGRLTGRDKTIGLSTPRGLHLGLANGQATLRNEPGTTFWPIGLQDPAFKRLYLLTP